CAAACGGCGGCTGCAATTTGTGGATGATCTGCATTTTCGCCGGCGGCAGCGGCGTCCAGACGAGCGACAGCAGTGCCACGGCGGTGAGCAGGCCGATGATGACGACCCCCGAAATCAGGTTCATTCGCCGGCTAAGTCTAAAGACCCGGCGGCGGCTGATGATGGCGGTGGACACGATCGGTGCCATGCGTCAGGCCGCCTTTCTCATCCTGGGATCGATCGCCAGGTAGGAGAGATCGACAATGAAATTCATCACGATGACGAGGCCTGCGAAGAATAGCACGACATCCTGCATGACGATGATGTCGCGCTGAGAGAGCGCCTGAAGGGCGAGCCGCCCGAGGCCAGGCAGGTTGAAGACGTTTTCCACCAGTACCGCGCCGGCGACGAGAAAGGTGAATTGCAACCCGATCATCGTCAGGATGGGGATCAGCGCATTCGGCACGATATGGCGCCACAGCACCGCACTGCGTGACAGCCCCTTGGCGACTGCGGTGCGGGCAAAATCCTCGTGCATCGTGTCAAGCACCGCCGAGCGCGCCACCCGCGTCAACACGCCCGCCTGCGGCATCGCCAGCGCGACGGCGGGCATAATCAGCGCCTGCAATGCCGGCTTGAGGCCGGCGCTCCAGCCCGGGAAACCGCCGGCCGGCATCAGCCCGAGCATCGTCGAAAACAGGATGATCAACAGCAGCGCCACCCAGAAGGCGGGCACGGCGATGCTGATCTGCGAAAACAGCGTCGCGATGACGTCGAAGACACCGCCGCGGCGCGAGGCGGCCAGCACGCCGAGCGGCAGGGCAATCGCCACCGAAAGCACGATCGCCATCAGCGCCAGCGGCAGCGTCACGACCAGCCGCTCGACGATCAACCCGGCGACCGGTACGCCATAGGTCAGCGAATTGCCGAGATCGCCGGAGAGCACGCCGGCCAACCATTGCCCATAGCGCATCAACAGCGGCTGGTCGAGGCCGAGACTGTGACGGAGGGCTGCAAGGGTTTCCGGTGTTGCCGAGGTGCCGAGCATGATCGAGGCGGGATCGCCTGGCAGAAGGTCCATAACGGCGAAGATCAGCAGCGAGACGACGACGAGCGTGACGATGAGACCGGCGAAGCGGCGGGCGAGGAGTGGGATCATATCAGATTGAGCACGGCCGCAATGGGACGCGGCACATCCTCTCCTCCGTCATTCCTGTGCTCGTCACAGGAATCCAGCCACGGCGCGTCGGCGCCGTGAAAGACTCTCATGCGATGAAGTCGTTCTCTCGCGCCCAAGGACTTGGGCGCACTGGATTCCTGTGACGAGCACAGGAATGAGGGAGCGAGAGGTTCGCGTGAATCGACCAAATCCGGCTGTCCTGCTTCAGGCACCAAGGCCATCACCTTCATCGTACGCCGCCTAGCCTGCCACCTTCACTCATCCCAGGAAACGCCGGAGAGCACGTTGGAAGGGATCGGCTCGTTCTCCCACAGGCCCTTCAGCTTTTTGTCCCAGACGCCGAGTTTCGGCATGACGAAGAGGTAGAGCGCCGGAACGTCCTCGGCGAGGATCTTCTGCGCTTCGCCATAGATCGCATTCTGAGCGGCAGGATCGGCCGTCTCCTGGGCCTTCTTCATCAGCGCGTTGAAAGCGGGGTTCTTGTAATTGAAATAATAGGGATCGCGGGCATAGATGTCGATGTCGAGCGGTTCGGCATGGGCAACGATCGTCATGTCGAAGTTGCGGTCCTTCATGACGTCCTGGACCCACTTCGCCGGAAATTCCGTCGGCTCGATATTCATCGTCACGCCTATCTCGGCAAACATCGCCTGCATCACCTGCGCACTGCGCGGCGCATAGGCCATCTGCGGCGACTTGATCGTGAAGATGAAACCGTTGGGGTAGCCGGCTTCGGCAAGCAACGCCTTCGCCTTCTCGACATCGTAGGGCAGCACATTGGTCATGTCCTGATAGCCCGGATCGTTCGGCGTGTAGTGGCTGCCGATCGGCGTGCCGAGGCCGGACCATGCGCCGTCGATTACCGTCTTGCGGTCGATCGCCATCATCAGCGCCTGGCGGACGCGTTTGTCGTCGAATGGCTTCTTGGCAGTGTTCATGCCGGCAACGACCTTGAGTTCGGTATTGCCGATCCTGGTGACGAGCCTTGCATCGCCGTCGAAAGAACTCATCAGCTCGGGTGCGGCAAATTCCGGAAAGGCATCGAGATCGCCGGATTTCAGCGCAGCCGCCTGCGCCTGCGGATCGGCAATGAAGCGGAAGGTCACCTTGTCGAGCTTGGCGGCCGCACCCTTGTTCCAGTAATCGGCATTTCTGGCGAGTTCGACCTTGTCACCTTTTGCCCAGCTGGCGAATTTGAAGGGACCAGTGCCGATCGGCGTCGTCTTGTCGTCGGCAGCCGTCTTCGGTGCGACCATCACCGAGGCTGGCCAGCCGAGCCAGTAGATCAGGCTGCCGGTCGGTGCCGAAAGATGCAGCACCAGCGTTTCGGCATCGGGCGTATCGATCGAGGCGATCGAGGCGAAAAAGCGCTTCTGCGGATTGACCGAATCGGCGCCGCGGGCGCGGTCGAGCGAAAACTTGGCGCTCGCGGCATCGAAGACCTCGCCGTCATGAAATTTGACGCCGGTCTGCAGCTTGAACGTATAGGTCAGGCCATCGGGCGAGATTTCCCAGCTTTTTGCCAGCTGCGGCTGGATCTTGCCGGCCTGATCGATCGTCACCAGTCCCTCGAACACGTTTTGCCAGGTCACCTGGCCGATTGCGACCGGTGCAGCGATCGTCGGATCGAGACCGGTCGGCTCGACGCTCATGCCGAGATTGAGGGTGGTCTTCGCCGCTTCCGCCGGCGTCATCGCCATCATCACCAGGCTGGCCGAAAGCGCAGCACTGAGCGAAAGCCGCCGGGCGAAACGCGCTGAAGGCGCAAACGAAAGCTTGATCATCATGTTCCCTTGTCTGGCCGCGCGTCGATGACGAAAGACCTTTTGCGAGGAGAGTGACACTATGCCAGTGCACACACAATGACGATTTTGTGTGCTCAGTGTAGCCGAAAAAGCTACACCGTAAATCTACGGGCAATGCAAGCTCGAAGCGTCAGTCTTTCGCATCGGTCCGACGGTTCGTACGCTCGCGCATGAACCTCTCGATGAAGTCGAGCAGTTTCGTCGCGGCGAAGGACAGCTGTCGGTCCGGCGCGACGCAGAGATCGACATGGGTGCGAATGCCGGTTTTGCCGGCCAGCGGAATGGCAAGGAGCTGACCCGCCTCGATCTCGCGGCGGACGGTTAGCGCCGGTAGCAGCGTGACCGCAGCTCCGCTGAGCACGAGTTCCTTCAGCATTTCGAGCGAGCTGGTGACGAAGACGGGATCGAGGCTCAACCCCTCCTTCTCGAACAGCGCGTCGAAGGCCTGGCGAAAGCCGAAGGATTGATCCGGCAGCGCCAATGCGTAGTCGGCAAGCGTCCTCAGCGGGATCTCGGCATGCGCGGCGGCCGGATGCTGCGGCGTGGCGATGAGATCATAGGCGATCTCGGAGCGCAGCCGCACCTTGGTGCCGGACATCGGTGGCGCAAACAGCGTCACCGCAATATCCGCCTCGGCGCTGTTGACGGCATCGACCGCCTGCCGGGCGCTGGTGATCGTCACGGTAAAACGCAGTTTTGGATATTTCAGGCTGAATTCGGCAAGCGCCGGCGCCAGCAGATTGGCGACGGTCGCCCCATTGGCATAGATGCTGACGCGGCCGCGCTGCAGGCCCTTCAGGTCTTCGATCAGCTGCTGCACATGATCGAGCTCGCGCAGCGTCCGGCCGGCGCGGGCGGCAAGCAGTTCGCCGGCGGCCGTCAGCTTGACACCACGGGCGCTGCGTTCAACGAGCGGCGCGCCAAAATGATATTCGAGGTTCTCGATCTGCCGGCTGATCGCCGTCGGCGCGACGTTCAGATTTTCGGCCGCCTGGCGCATCGAATTGGTCCTGACCAGCTCGTCGAAATACATCAGCGCCCGGATCTGCATTCACGTCTCTCCGCCATTCGGCACGTTGTGGGTTCCGGTTCCGACCCTAATGCATGTCGCCCAAAAGTGCTCAGCGGTTTTGGGGCGACGACATCCACAAAAACAAAGATCTCAATCAACGGCCATTCGGGTAGCGGTCGCGCCATGCCTTTTGCGCGCCCTCGACCGGAAGGGCGGTCGCTGCGTAGACGCCACGGGCGATCGCCCGCGCCATGACGATGGTCGCAAGGTGGCACAACTCCATCAGGCTTGCCATGTCGTCTCTTCGATGCTGGGCCGTCGAAGCGGCAAAGACGGTATCGCCGTCGAGCGGCAGGTGCGCCGGCAGCAGTGCCCTGGCAAGGCCGTCATGGCCGGCAACCGATAGCCGGTGCGCCTCGGCCTTCGTCAGCTGCGCATCGGTCACGACAGCGCCGATCGTCGTTGCCGGCGTGTTCATTCCCTTGAGCCGCATCCTATGGTCGGCCACCGCAGGCATGCCGAGCCCGCCGAATTCCGCGTCTTTTTCAAAGGGTGCCGCCCAGAAATGCGGCCCGTCGCCGATCGTTGCCGAACCGAGCGCATTGACGGCGACGATCGCCGCGACACGATGCCCGGCGCTGCTGACGGCACTGGCCGAGCCGAGCCCGCCCTTGACGGTGGCCGTCGTCGCTCCCGTCCCGGCACCTGTCGTGCCGAGCGCGAATGTGCCCTTGGCCGCGGCCTGCAGTGCCGTATAACCCATGTCGCGATAGGGCGAGTGAAGGCCCCAATCCTTGTCGCCGCCGTTCAGCAGGTCCATCAGGATCGCCTGCGGCACGATCGGAATACGCACCGACCCGACGGCAAAGCCGCGGCCGAGCTCGCGCAGGCCCGCCTGCACGCCGCCGGCGGCATCCAGCCCGAAGGCCGAGCCGCCGGAGAGCACGAAGGCATCCACGGCATTGACGGTCATCGACGGATCGAGCAGGCCGGTGTCGCGCCCGCCGGGCGCACCGCCGAGCACCGTGCCGGATGCGACGGCCGGTTCGTCGAAGACGATGACCGTGACGCCGGAACCGAGCGCAAGGTCGGTTGCATGGCCGACGGAAACGCCTTCGATGTCGGTGATGAGGTTCAGAAGATCGGGCAAGGGCGGATCCTTATGCGGAAAGGCGGCCGGTAGGACTGTACTGCATAATTCCTTAAATCGGAATCGATTTAAGGATAAAATTATGCAGCAATTCAAAGTGTTACAACGTCCTTTGCGCGTCTGATAAAGACGCGCGGCGCTGTAATGCCCTCAAAAAACAAGACCGGCCCCATTTGGCGGGACCGGTCGGACATCGGGAAAAGCCGTGAATTCTAATGGCGGCCTCATGCTGTCAGGCATGAAGCGGCTTCGGATGACGGCGGGTCATCAGGTCATGGATTGCCAGCCGCACCTCGTCCGGCGAACCGAAACGCTGCTCGTCGAGGTCGTGGACATGAAATTTCACGGCGATGAACTTCAGCCGGTCTTCATCGGGAATGACGATCCCGACGGGAACGCCTGCATAT
The Rhizobium leguminosarum DNA segment above includes these coding regions:
- a CDS encoding ABC transporter permease is translated as MIPLLARRFAGLIVTLVVVSLLIFAVMDLLPGDPASIMLGTSATPETLAALRHSLGLDQPLLMRYGQWLAGVLSGDLGNSLTYGVPVAGLIVERLVVTLPLALMAIVLSVAIALPLGVLAASRRGGVFDVIATLFSQISIAVPAFWVALLLIILFSTMLGLMPAGGFPGWSAGLKPALQALIMPAVALAMPQAGVLTRVARSAVLDTMHEDFARTAVAKGLSRSAVLWRHIVPNALIPILTMIGLQFTFLVAGAVLVENVFNLPGLGRLALQALSQRDIIVMQDVVLFFAGLVIVMNFIVDLSYLAIDPRMRKAA
- a CDS encoding ABC transporter substrate-binding protein, which encodes MIKLSFAPSARFARRLSLSAALSASLVMMAMTPAEAAKTTLNLGMSVEPTGLDPTIAAPVAIGQVTWQNVFEGLVTIDQAGKIQPQLAKSWEISPDGLTYTFKLQTGVKFHDGEVFDAASAKFSLDRARGADSVNPQKRFFASIASIDTPDAETLVLHLSAPTGSLIYWLGWPASVMVAPKTAADDKTTPIGTGPFKFASWAKGDKVELARNADYWNKGAAAKLDKVTFRFIADPQAQAAALKSGDLDAFPEFAAPELMSSFDGDARLVTRIGNTELKVVAGMNTAKKPFDDKRVRQALMMAIDRKTVIDGAWSGLGTPIGSHYTPNDPGYQDMTNVLPYDVEKAKALLAEAGYPNGFIFTIKSPQMAYAPRSAQVMQAMFAEIGVTMNIEPTEFPAKWVQDVMKDRNFDMTIVAHAEPLDIDIYARDPYYFNYKNPAFNALMKKAQETADPAAQNAIYGEAQKILAEDVPALYLFVMPKLGVWDKKLKGLWENEPIPSNVLSGVSWDE
- a CDS encoding LysR substrate-binding domain-containing protein; amino-acid sequence: MQIRALMYFDELVRTNSMRQAAENLNVAPTAISRQIENLEYHFGAPLVERSARGVKLTAAGELLAARAGRTLRELDHVQQLIEDLKGLQRGRVSIYANGATVANLLAPALAEFSLKYPKLRFTVTITSARQAVDAVNSAEADIAVTLFAPPMSGTKVRLRSEIAYDLIATPQHPAAAHAEIPLRTLADYALALPDQSFGFRQAFDALFEKEGLSLDPVFVTSSLEMLKELVLSGAAVTLLPALTVRREIEAGQLLAIPLAGKTGIRTHVDLCVAPDRQLSFAATKLLDFIERFMRERTNRRTDAKD
- a CDS encoding P1 family peptidase, translating into MPDLLNLITDIEGVSVGHATDLALGSGVTVIVFDEPAVASGTVLGGAPGGRDTGLLDPSMTVNAVDAFVLSGGSAFGLDAAGGVQAGLRELGRGFAVGSVRIPIVPQAILMDLLNGGDKDWGLHSPYRDMGYTALQAAAKGTFALGTTGAGTGATTATVKGGLGSASAVSSAGHRVAAIVAVNALGSATIGDGPHFWAAPFEKDAEFGGLGMPAVADHRMRLKGMNTPATTIGAVVTDAQLTKAEAHRLSVAGHDGLARALLPAHLPLDGDTVFAASTAQHRRDDMASLMELCHLATIVMARAIARGVYAATALPVEGAQKAWRDRYPNGR